The Thermoanaerobaculia bacterium nucleotide sequence CGGATCCTTACCTCCCTCACATGCCAGTCCCTTCAGGTAGAGTATGACGGCACAGACTCTTCGATTCACTTCATCCGATGAATCCACGGATTCAAAGAGATTGTCGAGGAGCTTTTTCGATTCATCGAATTCTCTCCTGTGTAACGTTTCGCAGACCATGTAGATCGATGATTTGATCATCCCGCCCTTCAGGGCGTCTTCTGATCCTCCTGAATTGGAATCAAGCGGAAGTCCCAGGTATTCAAGAACCGATGCCATTCTCCCCGGGGAGTAATCATCCGATGGTGTGGGTTGAGGAGGCAGGACCATCTGGGTCCTGGATGCCGGGCGGATCAGGAAATACAACACAGTCCACAGGGTGGTGATCAGGATAAAGAACAGGAAGACGGCGAACCCATCGACAAGGAGCATCATAAAAGCGCAGATCCCGGTAATAACTGCCAGCATTATGAAGAGGTCCGAAATCCGGTCTCTCCATCCATGTTTTTTTTGTGCGCCAGGACGGATGTCCCTATCAAGGTGCAGGTTATCTTCGTGCGCAGGTTTCCCAAAAAAGGAACTGATATCAAAGATGAATACACGATCCTTTCCGCACTGCCGGCACTCCGCGCGGAGATAGTCATAGGGTTGACCGGATGTTGCATCATGGATCAACTCCTGGCTTCTGGTTTGATATTGTCCCCCGCACGGACAGGTTGAGGCATGAATGATGTTGTACTCCTCCTGAACACTCTGAACCTTGATCGGGTTATTCACTGGCGAATCCATAGAATGTTAACCTCCAATGCTTCATTCGTCAGGATTTTAGATTCCGTCGGGATTCTTCGGAGAATCAAAAGGGTCTGACATGCCTTCGGCTCTCCCGTTTTCCCTGGATGTCGTACCGGGAAAAGAACTCCCAGATCTCTTCCGATGCGTCGATGTCGTTGTTTGTACCGGGGCTGGGATAGTTTGTTCCGGGCCAGGTGTGGGCACCGCCGATTACCCTGTAGAACTTGACGGCTGTGCCGCTTTCACAGTCCCCGTAGGTGATCAGTTCCACAGTACTCCCATCCGTGAAGTCAACATCGTCAAGAGGAATGACCACGGCCGAGGGTGAGCAGCTGTTTTCCTGTACCCAGAATTCCATGACATCTTCGACAGGAAGGGACCATGTATTTCCATTATAGGGAACGACGGGGTCAGCGGTTCCGTGAATCTGCAGAACCGGCACAGGATGGACCGGGTTGCATCCAAGATAGGTTTCGGGGGTCATTGAACCGGTCACCGATGCGATGGCTGCGATCCTTTCGGAAAGCTGACAGGCAAGGAGGTAGCTCATGTATCCGCCGTTCGACATGCCCGTCGCGTAGATCCTGGAAGAATCGATCGTGTATTCAGACATGAGGAATTGGATCAGAGCCTCCATGAATCCCACATCATCCACGGTGCTGCCCACCGTCCATCCCCCGACATTCCAGTGCTGGTAGCCCACATCGTCCTTTGTCCCATCCGGATGAACCAGGATGAAACCCTCCCGGTCGGCTATGGGTCGGAAATCTCCATAATACATCTGGGTGTAGGCGTTACTACCGTATCCGTGGAAATTGAGGAGCAGCGGAACGGCTTCCTCTCCTGTATAGGATTCCGGAACGTAGAGGATGTAATCCCGGTAAACACCGTCAAAATAAATCGATCCTACCGACGTGTGCTGGGCAAAGGCGGAAAGGGACATTCCAATCACAAGGATCCAGGTCAAAACGGGGAAAGGAAGGCAAATGCACTTCATGGAATTATTATACACATAGCTGAATTCTCAGTGGAGCCGGAACGTACGATTGGACGGGAAGAGCATCAGAAGGGCCAGAATCAAGGCGCCTGCGGTCAGGCCGATCTGGGTTCTCTTTTCGAAGCGGTACTCCCGCTTCAGAAGGCGGAGAGAATCCATAATCTGTGTAACCACAGGTCCTTACTGCACGAGGGCGTCATCGTGCATGACGCTCGTGACAATATACGCAACGTCCCGGCCGGGCACGCAGGTCTGGATGAACTGCGCGATCTTCTCTTTCTGGGTGATTTTATCGCTCTCGTTGTAAACAAGATGCAGTGTGCGGTTGTATTCATCCATTCCGTTGTCCCCGAGGGAATCCTGCCAGGTGTCCACGATCGATTGACTCTCTACCTGAAAGGCGTCGATGTCATCCACCGAAGCCAGTCAGATGGAGTGGATCTTGTAGCCTTTAAAAATTTGACTAAGCTGCTCCTCCAGTTCCGCCTTGAACCACTTGATGTTTTCTCCATCGACTTTGAAGGGCAATTTTCTGGAAACCGCGATATTGACCACCGGGGGGAAGTCACTCCAGTTGTTCACGTCATGGGCGATGACGGCAATATCCAGCTTTTTGAAGCTCATCTCCATGCTGATGATCGACGTCTGGGGATTTTCATTCGATAGTTCCTTATAATTGTCATTCGTGAAAACAGCCCGTCCCTCCGGAACGGAAAAGGCAAAATGGTTTTCCTCATCAATATAGGCATCGTTGGGAACATCTCGACCATCAGGAACCCGGAGCCATACCACAAAGGCCAGAGAAGAGACCATGAACATTAGAAAGCAGATCCCCCAGAAGATGGAGCGTTTCATTGGAAGGGTTTCATTTCCGGGAATCTTTTCCGCACCCATGATTTCGTAGGAGTCAATGCTCCGAAGAAGATCTTTTTCCTCTCTCAAGGCATAGAATCGGTTGGAGACGATACCGATCATCTGAATATCGGAGAGTGTGTATTTGCTTTGGTACCACAGGGCCATGGCGTATTTCAGTTCATCCCCGACGGTGTCGGCCGCGATCCCCTGCAGCATCACATCCACACGTTCGATGGTTTTTTTCTGGGGTCGTACAACCTGTGAGAAGCAAAGTTCCAAAAAGAAAAAGGTACGCAATCACAATTACCTTTCTGGACATGGTCGCTTCATTCTGTAGAATATTCTGGCAGTCTACCTTACAAAAAAAGTGAGTTCCATGAAAAAATATACTGTCGTAGTGATAATTGGGACCCACAGGCGCGAATTTTTGTGTCTTACACAAAAGAGGGCTCTTCAGTGACGCCATCCCGGTTCACGAGTGGTCCGTCCATGTCCCGCCGGGTTCATCAGGGTCTTTCCCACGTCCTCCAGGTCATATCCCCGGCGAAAACCTGCCGTCCTCTTTCCCGATGACCGCCTCCTTACCAGGGAAGGAGATCAGCCAGGTCCAGGGCTATATAGACGAGCGCGGAAGAGAGCACCACACCCAGGGCACGCGCTCTGCCCGGGGTTCCAAGCCGCTTCATGATCGCCTGACCACCAAAGGCCCAGATTGCATTTGCGGAAAATCCTACAAGGGCAAGGAGAATCGGCACCCAGAGGAGCGTGAGGAAAGAGGTGGACCATTCAGAGAGAAAGAGAGAAAAGAGGGTGAGGCCGAAGAAGGCGACCTTCGGGTTGACAAACTGTAGCGCAAAGCCGTTGAGGAAACCGAGAGGCCTGGCCTCCTCACTCTTCTCCAGGAGTCTGCCGCTGCTCTGGTAGACTCCCCACGCCAGCCACAGAATATAGCCCGCACCGACATATTTCAAAACTGGAACGGCACCCGGCACCAACCTGTTTAATCCCCCGGCGAGAAAAGCGCAGAGAGCCATGACCAGCCAGAACCCCGCGACCGCTCCCATGATGAAAGGTACGGTACGTCGATAGCCGTAGAGAGCCCCTAACGACGCACACAGAATATTGTTCGGACCGGGAGTATAGAGGGTCACGGCAATGAAGGTAATCGTCGCATCGAGATCTATCATCAAACGTGTGGTTTCCTTTTTAAAAAGAGAGCCGCGCACGGGGGCCTGTCCGCCCTGGCGGCTGGGTCATCTGCAGAAGAATATTCTTCTGCATGAGCGTAACGGCTCGCTGACATTAAGTCAAGAACCCGGGGTCAGCCATTTCACTTTACCCTGTGGGAACAGATTCGATTCGTTTTTCACGGCCAGCTCAGGAAAGCAAACCATGGAGTGCGAGGCGAGGAATTTCGAGAGCCAAGGTAGGGACACGATTCCGATTCCATCCCTGGAGGAAGACGGGGGGCCAGGGGTGAAGGAAAGTCAGCTATTTATCTATATTTGATTGAGGTTTAGCAGAGTTATTAAACGACTAAAATTAATAGTAACTGATAATTTTATACACTCTCCCCGTTCGAAGGTTCTTTAACGTTTGCAGGTATCGTTGGCGTCCCTCTCCGTGCCGGAGGAGGCAAATCCGAGGCTTCCTTCCGTCATAATCCCGGCATCAGCACTCATGAGGAAGAACAGTTTGGACGTGTCTCCGTAAATATCACCCTCCAGGTCGAAATCCTCCAGGAGCAGCATGCCGTTCTGTGAGGGAACCCACCCCGTGATACTGCATCGGGGCTGGCCGTAGGAGTAGTCGTCCACCTGAAAGGAGTCTGTCTGAGGAAAGGCGGAGACGTAGATATGATAGCTTGATAGGGCCAGGTCCTCAAAGAAAATATCAACGTTTTGTCCGTTTTTAAGAGCCTTCAGGTGATGGGACGCGTCACCGGACACCTCCGGGACCAGCGAACCGCAGAGGGCGTTGTGGGTATCGCACCCGCTCCCTGATCCAGCATCGCCGATGGACAATGTCGTAAAAGACAGATTGTCACTGTAGGAGTAAGCGCCGCCGTTGGAGGTGAGATCCGTCAGGTCCACCGCGGTGGACGCCCCGCAGGGATGGACGCCATAGTAATAGGCAGGATTGACGATGAACTGAAATGTGTAGTCCGCCGTCATACCGGCCGCAATCGTCCCGTAAGAACCGGGGTTGTTGCAGACGTGGAGACCCACACCCCCGAAGACAGCTTCCGTGCTTGTGGCGGAGCTTTCTCCCTGGTTCAGAAGGGAGACCGTGATCTGCCACTTCTCCCCGGCTTCCGCCTGTGAATCACCATCCCCGTCCACTTCCGATAGACCGGTGAAAGAGTGGTAAACAACGTCCGGCGGCCCGCATTCGACGATGGTGACACTATGATAGCCGGAGAGCCCCTGACAGCCCTCAGCGTTGGAGTAGGAAACGGTGTAGGAGCCGCTCAGTGAGGCGTAATGGACGGAGGACGTGGCACCGAAGATGGATCGGTTGTTCCGATACCACTGGTAGTTGGACATTCCCGTCTGCGTTCTGAGCTGTACCGTCGTATCGGGGCAGATATTGGTGGATGCCCCGGTGATGGTCGGCTCCGCCGGCGTGAGGGCGGAGTCCTTGACGCATGCTGTGTATGCTGAACGACCGCAACTGTTCCTGGACCGGACCTTGTACCCGTAGAGAGTCCCCGGGGTGGCCTCGCCGTCGAAATAAGCTGTGGTGGAGACGGTGCCCAGAACGGCAATGTCCGTGCAAGTCTTGTTCGTGGTCCGAACGACCTCGTAGGAACTGGCCCCCGGAACGGAATCCCACGCCACCTGAATCCCTCCGCACTCACCTACCGCAGTGATCGTCGCGGGAGCGTCAGGAATCTGGAGCATCATGGCCTCCACACAGGAGGGCAGGGGCGATTGTCCACAGCCATTCTCCGCCCGAACCGTGTAGTAGTAGGATGTGTTTGGATTGGGGGGCGTGTCCGTGTAAGCCGGGCCTGTTGCCGTACCCACAGGTGCGGGGTAGTTACAGCTGCTGTTTGATGAACGGAGCACGGTATAGCTGTCCGCGTCCGGCACCGGGTCCCATACGAGCTCGACGCCGGTGCATTCCGAAGAGGCTGCGAGGTTCTGAGGGGCGGAGGGGAGCCCTGCCGTCGTGACCGAGGCGCATTCCCCGTCTTCCGAATTCCCGCAGGTTGGATTCGTGGCGACAACATAATAACTGTACTGGGTATCGGGATCCACGTCGGTATCGAGGTAGGTGTTGTCGCCCTCGTACCCTACCTGCACGCCGGTCTCGCAGCCGCCCTCTTTACGAAAGACCCGGTAGGACATGGCACCATCGACATAGTCCCAGGAAATAAGCAGTGACTGGCAGGTCACATTGCTGAACTGGGGAGCACCGGGTGCCGCAGACGTATCAACGAATTTGACGTTTATGCAATCCGATGGAACGGACAGGCCGCAGGCGTCCTCCGATCGCACGTAATAATCATAATACAGGCCCGTTTGACCTGTCGTGTCGGTGAAGCTTGTTCCCGTTGTTGATACGAGCAGAGTTCCGCCCTCCGGGCAGTTGACGTTGGAGCGATACATCTTGTACCCGGATGCGCCCGCCACTGGATCCCAGGACATGTCAACCTGTCCGCAGGAAGTATTGACCGAGAAATTGGCCGGGGGGTCCGGTCGAAGGGAGGAGGCACTCAAACAATTGCTCGCCGGAGACCGGACCGTGCCGTCCGTGTCGCATGCCCCCATGACGACGTACGCATACGTCGTGTTGTAGGAGGCTGTTTCATCCCGAAAGGTGGTGCCGGAGATGGGGCTGACCAGGACCTGCCAGGTGCTGGTGCTGGAACAATCTCCCTCCCTGCGCCATACCATAAAACTATTGGTGGTGCCACTCCCCGCCGTCCAGGCAAGATCGACCCCTTCGCAATCGCCCGTTGCGGAAATGAGGGAGGGCGCACCCGGGGCCGAGCAGCAGAGGACGGTACAGTAGGATGATGCAACCGATCCTTCCGATTCGCACGGCCCGTTGGTGGTCTCGTAACTGACCACCCTGTAGCGATAATTCCTTCCGCAGACAGCGGAAGAATCGACAAAGGAGGTCACCGTCATGTCTCCGGAGACGAGAACCCACAGATGTTCACCCTCCTTTTTCCGGTAGACGCGGTAACCGTCGCCGGTCCCGTCATCGTTCCAGGTTACCGTGATGGCACTGCTTCCGGCCGAGCACTGAACGCCGGTGGGTGGAGCGGGCACGGTGCATGTCTCGCACCCGTAGGGAGTGGAGGAAAGGACATTGCTCACCGGTCCGGCGCACGAAGGGTTGCCGGAGACCGCCCGGACCGTGTAGTAGTAGATCACACCGGGAGCCACCGACGTGTCAGAGAAGGCGACCTTCGAACCCTTTACCGTCGCAAGGAACATGAACCCTTCGTCAGGCCCCGACTCGTTTCGATAGACCCTGTACTCGACGGCTCCGGCGACCCCCGTCCAGGCCAGGTCCAGGCGGCAGGGCTCCGCTGTTACCGCCGTGAGCGTCGGAGCCCCGAGGGTCGGGCAGTCGGTATGGTCGATGTTTTCGTCCGGGCACCCGATGGAGGGCGGACACGCGATTCCATGGCGATTGAAAGCCTCGTAAATCGCAGCCCCGTGGGGCGTTCCGTCGCAGAGGTTGCCGTTGTCGTCGTTCACGACGCGGAAGGTCCGATACCAGTTACCCACGCTGCACCCATTGGAGAGCCACCCAGCACAGACGAGGTGGGGCAGGCAGGTATACATTGCACCGGAAATAGGACGCGAAAGGAAGAAAAGACGCTGAAAATCGATCCAGGCCGTTTCCTGTGAAAGGTCAGATACGCCGGGAAGATCTCGGACGGCCAGATCGTACATCGTCTCCCCCATGCCCGAAGCGGTACAGTGCCCTTCCCTTCCGCATGGATCGAAATATGTTGACTCCACACAATCAGTGCAGATAAAATTCTTCGGTGTGGAAGGAATGCCGCGGGTTTTCATGGCATAATCCATCTCCCGTATACCCGAACAGTCCAGGCAGGTGTTGCCATACCCGTCGCAGTCCACGAACCAGGCATACTCCGCGTGGCAGGAGTTGTGCAGGTAGAGAAGGTCCATGGTATCGGCATAGACTTCGCTCGATCCCTTGTCTACGACTTCCAGGCCGTCATAGTGGTCGAGGCCGTGCCCTGTTTCGTGGACCAGAATTCCCGCATTGAGGCCCAGGTTATTGCATTCTGGATCCCCCTGCCGATCGTACAGCTTCAGGTACGTATTGTCTGAGAAGGCGGCATTGCAGGTGTAGCCGCCGCTTATATTGACCATGATGCGCAGCGGATCGTTGAGCCATGTGTTGGTCGGGAGGTAACTGTACGCGAGGAGTTTAGCCATCGTTACATGGTAGGCCGCCATGAGGGCTTCTTCCGTGGCGTACCCGTAAGAAGCCCCGGTGTTGTCACAATCCTGCCCCGTCGTCCCTCCCCAGTCGAGAGAGCCGCTGGTACTGGAAAGAGAAGGTTTCACGGTGCACTGTTCATCGATCCAGACCAGCGCATCGCCGTTGTCGTGGTGATTGCCATTCAGGGAACAGGTGACCGTTCCTCCCGGATACGTGTAGAGGCCGTTTCGCCCCGTGGAGGTCAGGGTCGAGTCCTCCACCATGTAGGGAAAGACGCGGGTCACCAGGGTGGCCCCTCCTCCGATCTGTTCTCTGTATACATTTGCGCGGATCCTGCGGTATACATCGAAGAACGTAGTATCCTGAAATTCCACTACCTCTCCCGTGTGAGCGTCCACCCGGCAGAGCCGTGATCCGTCCATTCCTTCGCGTGAAAAGACCATCTCCCATACGAGACGGTAGCCTACGCGGTCTCCTTCCGCCCGATCCTCTCCCAAATAGACCGGGACAAAGAGCGGGCTTCCGGGGCCTGCGACATTATCCCCCGGAAGAAAGCCTCCCAGGTGCTCCTCGAGAATGGCGAGAGCTTCTTTGGCGGAGACCAGTGGAGCCGGAGAAATGGCGGGAGGGCTGTAGTGTCCCGTAAAACCCATATCCACCAGATTGCCGTGGTTGATCCTGACCTGAAAAAGAGCCCCGTCCACTTCGATGCCCTGATGATGGATCCGGTAGTTGAGATAACAGAGGTAGTGCCCTTCTCCAGCATACCCGGATCCTTCCATTAGGACCAGGTCGTCGGGGTGGACACCGAAGAGATCGCTGTGACTGAGGAGCAGGGTCTTCACCCGGCCCTCAACGATATCCAGCGGTACCGAATCATCACAGGAGAGGTCACTGAGACCGAGGTCCTCCATCGACAGGCTGTTTCCCTCTCCCGGAATGACCGGAATACCCTGACCACCGATGTAGGAGGGGTACCCTGTATTACCGTCTATGAAGATACTCCACCCTGCACCATGTTGTATCCGGAAGGTCTCGTAGGCGCTGCGGTTGGGCAGAAGGGTTGCAGAAGCGTTGTCCATAGAAATATTCTCGCCAGGGATAAAGCACGTCTCACAGGCAACTTCGGCGTCAATGAGACCGGCCGGTCGTTCGACCGCCACGTAGGCCGTGACCGCAGGTGGTAAGACATGTATCACGAGGGCCAGAAACAGCCAGCGTCTCATCTGCACCTCCTCAAGAAGCAGGCGGGCGTGGATCAAAGGGGATGGAATCTTCCTGGTGAATGCCCTATATAGTAAAAAAGTATATCATGCGCATTTCTCTACCTTAGAACCAGGTGGACGACCAGCCTTCGCTCATGAAGCCCTGGCAAGGCCCGCCGTCGCCCTGCGGGCTATGTCGAGGCAAGCAGGCGAGACAAGCCCTTCCTGAAAACACCCTCCAACGGGGAGAGGATACAGATGTAGCATCAATCCCAGCTCCTAAAACCGCTCACTTCAGGGACACGATCCCGATTGAAAACAGCCCTTGAGGGACACGTAGCCAGCACATGTCCCGTCGGGCTTCAATCGGGTCATGTCCCACGTTCGCTCATAAATTTTCGACTGGGGTGTGAATGGCCCGCCTTCGTTAGAAGACAACTACGGCGTGGCAAATTTTACAGGGAAAAATTTGGCGGGGACGACGGGTGGGTGGGGAGACTCGTTCCGGTGGGCAATCCCGCGATGAGGCATACCGTTCCACCGCCGAGGCTCGGCGTCATGGGGGGAGGGTGATTGGGAGGGGTGAGAGTGGCGGGGACAACGGGTGGGTGGGGAGACTCGTTCCGGTGGGCAATCCCGCAGTGAGGCATACCGTTCCACCGCCGAGGCTCGGCGTCATGGGGTGAGGGTGGTTGGGAGGGGTGAGAGTGGCGGGGACGACGAGACTCGAACTCGCGGCCTCCAACGTGACAGGCTGGCGTTCTAACCGAACTGAACTACGTCCCCGCGCGGGGGGGAGTATACACCACTCCCGTCATGAAATGCAAGATGGCACGATGAATACTGCCGCCGTCCCGCAAAAGAGGCTCCGTTCACCCGTGATATACTGAATGAGGCATGCCTTACTCCTACCTCTCCTTCATCTCGGGCGAGACACTCTACGATAATATCCGCTCCGAGGTTCAGGATCTGACCCGCTCCCTCTTTGCCTCACTCTCCCTGAGACGCATCGATCTCTATATCCGGGTCCATGTTCTCCAGCTCAACATCCTTTTCAGCCGTGTCCCCGGGAAGGACTGTACGGTCCAGAAGCTGGAGGATAATCCGAACTGGACGATTCCTGAGCCGGAGTGCAGAATTACAGGAGATGTGGAAAATCTTATCGATTATGACCTTCTCCTGACGCCTGAAAAAAATGTCCCATCCCGGAGAGAGCGGACTCTTTTGAAGCATCTGGTTTATAAGTCGCTGCAGTCGCTCTTCCTGCGGGAACAGCTCCTTTTTGCCCTGGTTCTGGAAGAGAATCAAAAAATTGCCCTGATCGTCTTTGGCCCGGGGGGTCAGATCCTTGCCGTGAATCGCCGGGGAGACCGGATCCTGGGGGAGCAGACAGAGGACCTTCTGGCTCTTCCCCTGGGAAACCGCAATTTTATTCCTTTCATCACTTACCTGTCTACCCTGGACGATCAGGTCCGGAATGAGAACCTCTATCTCACCTCCGGCCAGCAGTACGTGATCGACGTACTGAGCATCGATGATGCACTCCTGGGTCCGGTCCGAATGGTGATTCTCAGGGAAATGCTTCCCTTCGATCACGAAGCTCTCAGCGAACACCTGGACAAAATGGGGTTCACCCGCCGGGAGCAGGAAATTTCCTTT carries:
- a CDS encoding tetratricopeptide repeat protein, with the protein product MDSPVNNPIKVQSVQEEYNIIHASTCPCGGQYQTRSQELIHDATSGQPYDYLRAECRQCGKDRVFIFDISSFFGKPAHEDNLHLDRDIRPGAQKKHGWRDRISDLFIMLAVITGICAFMMLLVDGFAVFLFFILITTLWTVLYFLIRPASRTQMVLPPQPTPSDDYSPGRMASVLEYLGLPLDSNSGGSEDALKGGMIKSSIYMVCETLHRREFDESKKLLDNLFESVDSSDEVNRRVCAVILYLKGLACEGGKDPDQAREMYKKSLEFDPEYSRAMEQQEYLSRQE
- a CDS encoding PHB depolymerase family esterase: MKCICLPFPVLTWILVIGMSLSAFAQHTSVGSIYFDGVYRDYILYVPESYTGEEAVPLLLNFHGYGSNAYTQMYYGDFRPIADREGFILVHPDGTKDDVGYQHWNVGGWTVGSTVDDVGFMEALIQFLMSEYTIDSSRIYATGMSNGGYMSYLLACQLSERIAAIASVTGSMTPETYLGCNPVHPVPVLQIHGTADPVVPYNGNTWSLPVEDVMEFWVQENSCSPSAVVIPLDDVDFTDGSTVELITYGDCESGTAVKFYRVIGGAHTWPGTNYPSPGTNNDIDASEEIWEFFSRYDIQGKRESRRHVRPF
- a CDS encoding LysE family transporter, giving the protein MIDLDATITFIAVTLYTPGPNNILCASLGALYGYRRTVPFIMGAVAGFWLVMALCAFLAGGLNRLVPGAVPVLKYVGAGYILWLAWGVYQSSGRLLEKSEEARPLGFLNGFALQFVNPKVAFFGLTLFSLFLSEWSTSFLTLLWVPILLALVGFSANAIWAFGGQAIMKRLGTPGRARALGVVLSSALVYIALDLADLLPW
- a CDS encoding LuxR C-terminal-related transcriptional regulator, giving the protein MPYSYLSFISGETLYDNIRSEVQDLTRSLFASLSLRRIDLYIRVHVLQLNILFSRVPGKDCTVQKLEDNPNWTIPEPECRITGDVENLIDYDLLLTPEKNVPSRRERTLLKHLVYKSLQSLFLREQLLFALVLEENQKIALIVFGPGGQILAVNRRGDRILGEQTEDLLALPLGNRNFIPFITYLSTLDDQVRNENLYLTSGQQYVIDVLSIDDALLGPVRMVILREMLPFDHEALSEHLDKMGFTRREQEISFYLLRGLTNEQIADIIGISALTVKDHLSHAYKKLAVKSKHQFICNLLGMKQPVHQNGSISDTIGNGYA